One Insulibacter thermoxylanivorax genomic region harbors:
- a CDS encoding indolepyruvate ferredoxin oxidoreductase subunit alpha has translation MAFVITSPCIGEKAADCVEVCPVDCIVEGEDQYFIDPDVCISCGACELACPVSAIYEEDDVPEEERHFIDKAIEFFKNR, from the coding sequence ATGGCATTTGTCATCACATCACCTTGTATCGGGGAGAAGGCAGCAGATTGTGTGGAAGTATGCCCTGTCGACTGTATCGTAGAAGGTGAAGACCAGTACTTCATCGATCCTGATGTATGTATCTCTTGCGGTGCTTGTGAGCTGGCATGCCCGGTATCAGCAATTTATGAAGAAGATGATGTTCCTGAGGAAGAGAGACACTTCATCGATAAGGCAATTGAATTTTTTAAGAACCGCTAA
- a CDS encoding endospore germination permease produces the protein MNQSSATIGTFSAFSAIILAVGLMNHVLVIPPLLEVTQRDAWLTTVLAVLPFLLWTCLIYYIMNRTGQQPLLVWLRRHYGAAAAWIVRIYYIVYLFMIAAITLKDTTTWTKVSYLSRTPIFVLALSLLIVCCFSARWGLKTIMIASGILLPFVIVLGDFVMSVNLPKKNYSLLLPILENGWEPIGKGGIYIGGGLAELSILLIFQHSLKSRLKLWWLWVLALFLIILIWGPITGAIAEFGPFEAMDLRYPAYEEWRLVSIGKYIQHVDFLSIYQWLSGAVIRIAVAICLIVDLLPQKSQRIRARQLHLICALLLLTAILPISDMMYLDFMKRIYFPLSLFSALALTLILAVLIRLKKDQPSTAHGGGNS, from the coding sequence ATGAACCAGTCTTCAGCAACGATCGGTACCTTCTCCGCGTTCAGCGCCATCATCCTCGCAGTTGGCTTAATGAACCATGTTCTGGTTATTCCTCCTTTGCTTGAGGTCACCCAGCGCGATGCGTGGCTGACGACAGTTCTCGCTGTGCTGCCGTTTCTCCTGTGGACTTGCTTGATCTATTACATCATGAATCGCACCGGACAGCAGCCGCTCCTAGTATGGCTGCGTCGACATTACGGCGCTGCCGCGGCATGGATCGTACGGATATATTACATCGTCTACTTGTTCATGATCGCTGCCATCACGCTCAAAGACACGACCACTTGGACGAAGGTCTCTTACTTAAGCCGGACGCCAATATTCGTATTGGCGCTGTCCCTGCTTATCGTGTGCTGCTTCTCCGCTCGCTGGGGACTTAAGACGATCATGATCGCTTCGGGTATCCTCCTGCCCTTTGTGATCGTCCTCGGGGATTTTGTGATGAGCGTGAATTTGCCTAAGAAGAACTATTCCCTGCTCCTTCCGATCCTGGAGAACGGCTGGGAGCCGATTGGAAAAGGCGGGATCTACATCGGCGGCGGTCTTGCTGAGCTGAGCATTTTATTAATCTTTCAACATTCGCTGAAGTCCCGCTTGAAGCTGTGGTGGTTATGGGTGCTTGCGCTATTTTTGATCATCTTGATCTGGGGACCCATTACGGGAGCAATAGCCGAATTCGGTCCCTTCGAAGCGATGGATCTCCGTTATCCCGCGTATGAGGAGTGGCGTCTCGTCAGCATAGGAAAGTACATCCAGCATGTGGATTTCCTTTCGATCTATCAGTGGTTGTCCGGTGCCGTGATTCGCATCGCCGTCGCCATCTGCCTCATCGTGGATCTGCTTCCGCAGAAATCGCAGAGAATACGGGCAAGACAACTGCATCTGATCTGTGCGCTGCTGCTGCTGACTGCCATCTTGCCGATCAGCGATATGATGTATCTTGATTTTATGAAGCGCATCTATTTTCCTTTGTCCCTGTTCTCTGCTCTTGCACTGACCTTGATCCTGGCCGTTCTCATTCGGTTGAAGAAGGATCAGCCCAGCACCGCTCACGGGGGTGGGAACTCATGA
- a CDS encoding spore germination protein has translation MKQKSRLLINMLGPKNSNIHPQRIPPPVYPSELPTDGQLSQQFFYDLFDGCADIRISKLKISREDPISEVILVSCDGMTNTQQINEVVIPRIMALGETDPEVPIDAAIDLELTRIEKIEQIVPKVFMGHLILYLTKQQAIYSYDASDMPGRAPEESNTELSIKGPRDGFVENVKTNVALVRKRLRTNALRYEQFVIGRKSESRVALLYIQSYIRPDLLEEARKRILRIDQDALLSSAQLEAIISDSAYSLFPLITYTGRPDFVVECLLRGRLAIIVDGAPIAIIAPVNLTLLLKSPEDQYFPAHIIGFQMSIRLLGLFIALFLPGFWIALSSYNMEQLPFPLLATVVNTRMGLPMPAPLEAFMMLALFEVFREAGVRLPKAVGQTIAVVGGIIVGDAVIRAGLSSTTMLIIAALTAVSTFTLVNQTLSASVTIIRFFVMAFASLLGMYGFILSVIAVVMYLSKLESFGIPYLTPLSPLRQQHLIPAFFKRQSREQYDTSFLHDRNNDRQSEQS, from the coding sequence ATGAAACAGAAATCAAGATTGCTGATCAACATGCTGGGGCCGAAGAACTCGAACATACATCCGCAGCGTATACCGCCGCCCGTTTATCCCAGCGAACTGCCGACGGACGGCCAGTTATCACAGCAATTCTTCTATGACTTGTTCGATGGCTGTGCCGATATCCGAATCTCCAAATTGAAGATTAGCCGGGAAGATCCGATCTCGGAAGTCATCCTCGTCTCCTGTGACGGCATGACGAATACCCAGCAGATTAATGAAGTCGTCATTCCCCGGATCATGGCCCTGGGAGAAACCGACCCCGAAGTGCCGATCGATGCGGCGATTGATTTGGAGTTAACACGGATCGAGAAGATCGAACAGATCGTTCCAAAGGTATTCATGGGGCACCTGATCCTGTATTTAACGAAGCAGCAAGCCATCTACTCATATGATGCATCGGATATGCCGGGACGAGCTCCGGAGGAGTCCAATACGGAACTTTCGATCAAAGGCCCGCGCGACGGTTTCGTCGAAAATGTCAAAACGAATGTCGCACTGGTTCGTAAACGGCTGCGCACGAATGCGCTGCGCTATGAACAGTTTGTCATCGGCCGAAAGAGTGAAAGCCGCGTCGCCCTGCTCTATATCCAGTCATACATTCGTCCCGATCTCCTAGAAGAAGCAAGGAAACGCATTCTCAGGATCGATCAAGATGCACTGCTCAGCAGCGCGCAGCTGGAAGCGATTATCTCAGATTCTGCCTATTCTCTGTTTCCGCTGATCACCTATACCGGTCGTCCGGACTTCGTCGTGGAATGCCTTCTGCGCGGGAGACTGGCGATCATCGTCGACGGCGCGCCGATCGCCATCATCGCTCCTGTGAACTTAACCCTGCTGTTAAAATCACCGGAGGATCAGTATTTCCCCGCTCATATTATCGGCTTCCAGATGAGCATCCGGCTCCTCGGCTTGTTCATCGCTTTATTCCTGCCGGGGTTCTGGATCGCACTCTCATCTTACAATATGGAACAGCTTCCTTTCCCGCTCTTGGCAACGGTGGTCAATACGCGTATGGGGCTGCCGATGCCTGCGCCCTTGGAAGCTTTCATGATGCTGGCGCTCTTCGAAGTGTTCCGCGAAGCCGGTGTCCGTCTTCCCAAGGCCGTGGGACAGACGATCGCAGTGGTCGGCGGGATCATCGTCGGTGACGCGGTAATCCGGGCAGGGCTGTCTTCAACGACGATGCTCATCATCGCTGCACTGACTGCTGTCTCGACCTTTACGCTCGTTAATCAGACGCTGAGCGCTTCGGTCACCATCATTCGCTTCTTCGTGATGGCCTTTGCTTCTCTGCTCGGTATGTACGGATTCATCCTGTCCGTGATCGCTGTTGTGATGTATCTGAGCAAACTCGAATCCTTCGGCATACCCTATCTCACGCCGCTGAGTCCCTTGCGGCAGCAACACCTCATTCCAGCTTTCTTCAAGCGGCAAAGCAGAGAACAATATGATACCTCATTCCTGCATGATCGAAATAACGACAGGCAGAGTGAGCAATCGTGA
- a CDS encoding Ger(x)C family spore germination protein: MLTCSLLLTGCWDIKDPQDVHYVSAVAFDYEDEQYVVYAQMIDFSSVTSPESDKPTNKLPVYVGKGTGDTVASAYNDLYNASQLRTFHGHVGAIVFGEKLLKRGIGNILDLLTRYHEFRYTAWVFGSRESLEEVLSASPFFNLSPIASLLHQPQELYKQKSIVAPKMLRELVTDIREPGRTAHLPSLGLDQSIWKTSMKPTDLLVYNGIFTLHSYECNGFFPVDDLRGLRWLTPSTQRSPLTLRDGNNVYSDLSLRHPKVKIRAEIQDNKITYRLQTKLKANVIEVIQPIDEREMEELAAEQVTQEILATYQKAYEQGVDLFQLEHALYVQHNRWWQEHIKGRKLVLPAPEELNIEVDVNVSTSGKLKLQTK, translated from the coding sequence ATGTTAACATGCTCCCTGCTGCTCACCGGCTGCTGGGATATCAAGGATCCGCAAGATGTGCATTATGTCTCGGCTGTGGCTTTTGACTACGAAGACGAGCAATACGTGGTCTACGCACAGATGATCGACTTCTCCTCGGTCACTTCACCTGAATCGGACAAGCCGACCAATAAATTGCCCGTTTATGTGGGCAAAGGGACCGGGGATACCGTCGCCAGCGCTTACAACGACTTGTATAATGCATCACAGCTTCGGACTTTCCACGGTCACGTGGGCGCCATCGTCTTTGGTGAAAAATTGCTGAAACGCGGCATCGGCAATATTTTGGATCTGCTTACCCGCTACCATGAATTTCGCTATACAGCTTGGGTGTTCGGTTCGAGGGAATCCCTCGAAGAGGTGCTCAGCGCCTCGCCTTTCTTCAATCTGTCACCGATCGCCTCCCTCTTGCACCAGCCGCAAGAGCTGTATAAGCAAAAATCCATCGTCGCGCCTAAGATGTTAAGGGAGTTGGTTACCGATATTCGCGAGCCGGGCAGGACGGCTCATCTTCCCTCACTGGGACTGGATCAATCGATCTGGAAGACGTCGATGAAACCTACGGACCTCCTTGTTTATAATGGGATCTTTACATTGCATTCCTATGAATGCAACGGATTCTTCCCTGTGGATGATCTTCGCGGACTCCGCTGGCTCACCCCTTCAACCCAGCGGTCCCCCCTCACCTTAAGAGATGGGAATAACGTATACTCCGATCTCTCCCTGCGTCATCCGAAGGTGAAGATTAGAGCGGAGATCCAAGACAACAAGATCACCTATCGCTTGCAGACGAAGCTTAAAGCGAATGTGATCGAAGTCATCCAGCCGATTGACGAACGGGAGATGGAGGAGTTGGCTGCTGAGCAAGTGACCCAAGAGATCCTTGCTACTTATCAGAAAGCATACGAACAAGGCGTGGATCTCTTTCAGCTGGAACATGCGCTGTATGTGCAGCATAACCGCTGGTGGCAAGAACACATCAAAGGAAGGAAACTGGTCTTGCCTGCGCCGGAAGAATTGAACATCGAAGTGGATGTGAATGTATCAACATCAGGGAAATTAAAGCTGCAGACGAAATGA
- a CDS encoding cell wall hydrolase — protein MLLTAAFVWPASVLAQAEQEEQAAAETIGDVEPKVYIDSEDHILNDQLLIEDGRLLVSIRHLAEALDGIVVWVQDQGEVRVFSVYGDVITFQPENPLMKLNDVEYRMDVAPISVNQRIYVPLRHAAQFLHAEVEWDEEDRAAYVLRKSPYILEEGETLAEVSAKLNIEEDLLLERNRHPEQDVDEIGHVKIVIPDIMRNKIEEPEEEAAAETLAAEELPYSESELELLAKITMVEAGYEPYEGQLAVANVILNRVRDPRFPDTIRDVIYAPNQFPPAHNGLLDKAEPNESVWKAVMAAARGENNVEGAVYFHNPKVSSDGLWNRLTEVARIGNHRFLK, from the coding sequence GTGCTGCTCACAGCGGCGTTTGTATGGCCGGCTTCTGTCCTGGCTCAGGCTGAGCAAGAGGAACAGGCTGCAGCAGAGACGATTGGCGACGTAGAACCGAAAGTGTATATCGACTCTGAAGACCACATCTTAAACGATCAATTGCTGATCGAAGACGGCAGATTATTGGTATCGATCCGGCATCTCGCCGAAGCCTTGGACGGCATTGTCGTGTGGGTGCAGGATCAGGGGGAAGTACGTGTGTTCTCGGTCTATGGGGACGTGATCACATTCCAACCGGAGAATCCGCTTATGAAGCTGAACGATGTCGAATACCGGATGGATGTGGCGCCGATCAGCGTGAACCAGCGCATCTATGTACCGCTCAGGCATGCTGCGCAATTTCTGCACGCTGAAGTGGAATGGGATGAGGAAGATCGCGCAGCTTATGTGCTTCGCAAGTCGCCCTATATCCTCGAAGAGGGTGAGACCTTAGCTGAGGTCAGCGCTAAGCTGAACATAGAGGAAGATCTCTTGCTTGAGCGCAACCGCCATCCCGAGCAAGATGTGGACGAAATCGGTCATGTCAAGATCGTGATTCCCGATATCATGCGGAACAAGATCGAGGAACCGGAGGAAGAGGCGGCAGCGGAGACGTTGGCAGCGGAGGAACTGCCATACAGCGAGAGCGAGTTGGAACTTCTGGCGAAGATCACCATGGTAGAAGCCGGCTATGAGCCTTATGAAGGACAATTGGCAGTAGCCAATGTGATCCTTAATCGGGTGCGCGATCCGCGCTTCCCGGATACGATCCGCGATGTGATCTATGCGCCTAACCAATTCCCGCCGGCGCATAATGGTTTGCTGGATAAGGCTGAACCGAACGAAAGCGTCTGGAAGGCGGTTATGGCAGCAGCAAGAGGGGAGAATAACGTCGAGGGTGCCGTATATTTTCATAATCCGAAGGTTTCCTCAGACGGTTTATGGAACAGACTGACGGAAGTTGCGAGAATAGGCAATCATCGTTTTCTTAAATAA
- a CDS encoding glycosyltransferase, producing the protein MGKPVLCYIRPDIAARLPKGLPIISANPDALYDELKHLLLQPELRLELGRYGNQYVREHHDSTKIIKQLIEIYQKISPKIVR; encoded by the coding sequence ATGGGCAAACCCGTCCTCTGCTATATAAGGCCGGATATCGCTGCAAGGCTGCCCAAAGGGCTGCCGATCATCTCAGCGAATCCAGATGCGCTGTATGATGAATTGAAACATCTTCTGCTTCAGCCGGAACTGCGCTTGGAACTCGGCCGATATGGGAACCAATATGTGCGCGAGCACCACGATTCGACGAAAATCATCAAGCAATTAATTGAAATCTACCAAAAAATAAGTCCAAAAATAGTCCGATAG
- the bshB2 gene encoding bacillithiol biosynthesis deacetylase BshB2, producing the protein MNRHILVVLPHPDDEAFGLAGTLAKHIDHGVPVTYICLTLGEMGRNLGNPPIANRETLPEIRRQELLESCRIIGIQDVRMFGLHDKTIEFEDHDRLAARIREVIDEVKPSTIYTFYPGFSVHPDHDATGAVVIKAVQEMPEEERPAVHCLAFSRGCEEVLGPPQIVHDVSDYMKQKVGAIRAHRSQFLFNMDDEELVKKNFGTERFWIYRFV; encoded by the coding sequence ATGAATCGTCATATCTTAGTTGTGCTGCCGCATCCGGATGATGAGGCCTTCGGACTGGCCGGCACGCTTGCTAAACATATCGATCATGGAGTGCCCGTGACATATATCTGTTTGACGTTGGGAGAGATGGGGCGCAATCTCGGCAATCCGCCCATCGCCAATCGCGAGACCTTGCCGGAGATCCGCAGACAGGAGCTGCTGGAATCCTGCCGCATCATAGGCATCCAAGATGTAAGGATGTTCGGATTGCATGATAAGACGATAGAATTCGAAGATCATGATCGACTGGCAGCGCGGATTCGCGAGGTCATCGATGAAGTGAAGCCGTCGACGATCTATACGTTCTATCCGGGCTTCAGCGTGCATCCGGATCATGATGCGACGGGCGCCGTCGTGATCAAAGCGGTGCAGGAGATGCCGGAAGAGGAGCGGCCGGCCGTTCATTGTTTGGCCTTCTCCAGAGGATGCGAGGAAGTGCTGGGCCCGCCGCAGATCGTTCATGATGTCAGCGACTACATGAAGCAGAAGGTGGGAGCGATCCGCGCTCATCGCTCGCAATTCTTGTTTAATATGGATGATGAAGAACTAGTGAAGAAAAACTTCGGCACGGAACGTTTCTGGATCTATCGATTTGTCTAG
- a CDS encoding YojF family protein, which yields MKLIDKTEVQRMLDAFVDQDVYIHLEMTMGAYAAHHGRAKFTGSTFIRNARVRFSHARIAGSGPYRVGLKMAEGWIYSEGLTHMEDQETERLIMAGLNEEGKLVVALQISKEPFGTAKGMD from the coding sequence ATGAAATTAATTGATAAAACGGAAGTACAACGCATGTTGGACGCCTTTGTCGATCAGGATGTCTACATTCATCTGGAGATGACGATGGGCGCCTATGCGGCTCATCATGGTCGGGCGAAGTTTACAGGCTCGACCTTTATCCGCAATGCCCGCGTTCGTTTCTCCCATGCACGGATAGCAGGCAGCGGTCCTTACCGGGTAGGGCTGAAAATGGCAGAGGGCTGGATCTATTCGGAAGGGTTGACGCATATGGAAGACCAGGAAACGGAACGGCTGATCATGGCCGGCCTGAATGAAGAAGGGAAATTGGTCGTCGCACTTCAGATCAGCAAGGAACCCTTTGGCACGGCGAAGGGAATGGACTAA
- a CDS encoding MalY/PatB family protein: protein MVNFDQVPNRKHTYSYKWDQSAKLFGSEEILPLWVADMDFESPPAVKEAIQRRAAQGIYGYTFKPESYTEAIVNWFKRRHNWQIEPGWITDSPSVVTSLSIAIDLFSEPGSKVILQSPVYYPFYDVIRNNGRQIVKNPLLERSGTYEMDYDHLESLMMDGARLLLLCNPHNPGGRVWSREELMKLGELCLTYGVIVISDEIHCDLVLPGHRYTPFASLSPEIAEITLTCLAPTKTFNLPGLQISYIVASNRRMKQQFEKRIKTLSLHMTGFFAPDAVQAAYNHGEGWLDELLQYVQGNVDYAIQYLQEHLPEVRPFRPQGTYLLWLDCRGLGLDVEELKRLMYQEAKVAFNEGSTFGSEGTGFLRINLACPRQIVEEALKRFCEAARKHIS, encoded by the coding sequence ATGGTGAATTTTGATCAAGTGCCTAACCGTAAACACACTTATTCATACAAATGGGATCAATCTGCCAAGCTGTTCGGCAGCGAAGAGATCCTGCCCCTGTGGGTTGCCGATATGGACTTCGAAAGTCCGCCCGCTGTGAAGGAAGCCATCCAGCGCCGCGCCGCCCAAGGCATCTATGGTTACACCTTTAAGCCTGAGTCATATACAGAAGCGATCGTCAACTGGTTCAAGCGCCGCCATAATTGGCAGATCGAACCCGGGTGGATCACGGATTCGCCAAGCGTCGTAACATCGCTCAGCATCGCCATTGATCTGTTCAGCGAACCGGGCAGCAAGGTGATCCTGCAATCGCCGGTTTATTATCCATTCTATGACGTGATCCGCAACAACGGCCGTCAGATCGTGAAGAATCCTCTGCTCGAACGCAGCGGCACCTACGAGATGGATTATGACCACTTGGAGTCCTTGATGATGGATGGAGCGCGGCTGCTCCTGCTATGCAATCCGCATAATCCCGGCGGCCGTGTATGGAGCCGGGAAGAATTGATGAAGCTGGGCGAATTATGCTTAACCTATGGAGTTATCGTCATCTCCGATGAGATTCACTGCGACCTTGTCCTGCCGGGGCATCGCTATACCCCCTTTGCGTCGCTGTCACCGGAGATCGCCGAGATCACGCTAACCTGCCTGGCACCGACGAAGACCTTCAATCTGCCCGGACTGCAGATCTCCTATATCGTCGCATCGAACCGCCGCATGAAACAGCAATTTGAGAAGCGGATCAAGACGCTGAGTCTGCATATGACCGGTTTCTTCGCACCCGATGCGGTACAAGCCGCCTACAATCACGGGGAAGGCTGGCTGGACGAACTTCTGCAATATGTACAGGGCAATGTAGATTATGCGATTCAATATCTGCAAGAACATCTGCCGGAAGTCCGGCCCTTCCGTCCTCAGGGCACCTACCTGCTGTGGCTCGATTGCCGCGGCCTAGGATTGGATGTTGAAGAGCTAAAGCGTCTGATGTATCAAGAAGCGAAGGTCGCTTTCAATGAAGGATCGACCTTCGGTTCCGAAGGGACCGGTTTCCTGCGCATCAATCTGGCTTGTCCGCGGCAGATCGTCGAGGAAGCCCTGAAGCGATTCTGTGAGGCAGCGCGCAAACATATATCTTAA
- a CDS encoding HesB/YadR/YfhF family protein: MKLQVTPEAVKWFKEEMGLEPGEAIRFYIQLYGSSGTKHHNFSLGIMRDTPPSDASLSTEVDGITFFFTEGDKWFLDEYEMKVTVEDGELKYTFDQI, translated from the coding sequence ATGAAATTACAAGTCACACCAGAAGCCGTTAAGTGGTTTAAAGAAGAAATGGGATTAGAACCCGGCGAAGCCATTCGCTTCTACATTCAGCTGTACGGTTCCTCAGGCACCAAACATCACAATTTCTCTCTCGGCATCATGCGCGATACGCCGCCCAGCGATGCGTCCTTAAGCACGGAAGTTGACGGCATCACCTTCTTCTTCACCGAGGGAGACAAGTGGTTCCTCGATGAATACGAGATGAAGGTCACCGTTGAGGACGGCGAACTGAAATATACGTTTGACCAAATCTAA
- a CDS encoding glycoside hydrolase family 18 protein has product MQIHVVQAGQSLYGISHAYGVTVEEIAAANEIDPNLSLVVGQALVIPITGRYYWVQPGDSLFTIARRFGIDAGTIASVNGLSPAQPLRVGLRLYIPPPPRRDIESNAYVEPREQVSDVVLQDTRRAAPLLTYLAPFSFQIQRDGSLRRPNLDQFPEIAAQNDVTLMMVVTNLENEQFSAELAGEILNNEELQTTLLNNIISTAGELGFRDIHFDMEFISPNDREAYNRFLRRAAERIHQEGYLMSTALAPKVSATQTGEWYTAHDYRTHGEVADFVVIMTYEWGYSGGPPMPVSPINSVRRVLEYALTEMPGSKIMMGQNLYGYDWTLPYVQGGEYARALSPQAAIELARRENVAIQYDYTAQAPHFDYVDAEGRAHKVWFEDARSIQAKFNLIKELGLRGISYWKLGLPFPQNWLLLEENFNVVKRS; this is encoded by the coding sequence ATGCAGATTCATGTTGTGCAAGCTGGGCAATCCCTGTACGGGATCTCTCATGCTTATGGGGTCACCGTCGAGGAGATCGCTGCGGCCAATGAGATCGATCCAAATCTGTCCCTTGTCGTAGGTCAGGCCTTGGTCATTCCGATTACGGGGCGATACTATTGGGTGCAGCCGGGAGACAGTTTATTCACCATCGCTCGCCGTTTCGGCATCGATGCAGGTACGATCGCAAGCGTGAACGGACTCAGTCCGGCTCAGCCGCTGCGGGTTGGCTTAAGACTCTATATTCCGCCGCCGCCAAGACGCGATATCGAGTCCAATGCCTATGTTGAGCCCCGGGAGCAGGTATCGGATGTCGTGCTGCAGGATACAAGGCGGGCAGCGCCGCTTTTAACCTATCTGGCGCCTTTCAGCTTCCAGATTCAGCGCGACGGCTCCTTAAGGCGTCCCAATCTCGATCAATTTCCAGAGATCGCTGCGCAGAACGATGTGACTTTGATGATGGTCGTGACGAATCTGGAGAATGAGCAGTTCAGTGCAGAGTTGGCCGGCGAGATCTTAAATAACGAAGAATTGCAAACCACCTTGCTTAACAATATTATCTCGACAGCAGGGGAGCTTGGTTTTCGCGATATCCATTTCGACATGGAGTTCATCAGTCCCAATGACCGTGAAGCGTATAATCGGTTTTTAAGACGGGCTGCAGAACGCATCCATCAGGAAGGATATCTCATGTCGACGGCGCTGGCGCCCAAAGTCAGCGCAACCCAAACGGGGGAATGGTATACAGCACACGACTATCGTACGCATGGTGAAGTCGCGGATTTCGTCGTGATCATGACCTATGAATGGGGGTACAGCGGCGGACCGCCGATGCCCGTCTCGCCGATCAATTCGGTGAGACGCGTGTTGGAATATGCGCTGACGGAGATGCCGGGCAGCAAGATCATGATGGGGCAGAATCTGTACGGCTATGATTGGACATTGCCCTATGTGCAGGGGGGAGAATATGCGCGGGCGCTGAGCCCGCAGGCGGCGATCGAACTGGCCCGCCGGGAGAATGTGGCGATCCAATATGATTATACAGCTCAGGCGCCGCATTTTGATTATGTCGATGCCGAAGGCCGAGCGCATAAGGTATGGTTCGAGGATGCCCGCTCGATCCAAGCGAAGTTCAATCTGATCAAGGAACTCGGCTTGCGCGGCATCAGCTATTGGAAGCTGGGGCTGCCTTTTCCGCAGAATTGGCTGCTGTTGGAGGAAAACTTTAATGTGGTTAAGCGTTCATAA
- a CDS encoding EcsC family protein, with translation MDSYERKVQQEIADWKKSMLKRSGMINRWFKKTQQRINTAIPERAQQIITEAIKAMVKTALFGSEYTTYVKERRTDLHIEERDKHFDEVLNRYKKIAAAEGAGTGAGGIMLSLADIPLLISIKMKFLFEAAVVYGFDIRLKEERLFILYVFLLAFSGDEQRQKTLQIVENWHTERQHIDDIDWQILQQEYRDHIDLVKMLQMVPGFGAVVGAYANYNLLDQLGTTAKNAYRMRLLALPQD, from the coding sequence ATGGATTCCTATGAACGGAAGGTGCAGCAAGAGATTGCCGATTGGAAGAAGTCCATGCTGAAACGCTCGGGAATGATAAACCGATGGTTCAAAAAGACACAGCAGCGCATCAACACCGCGATCCCCGAACGCGCCCAGCAGATCATCACCGAAGCGATCAAGGCGATGGTCAAGACCGCTTTATTCGGTTCGGAGTACACCACATATGTGAAAGAACGACGAACAGATCTTCATATAGAGGAACGCGATAAACATTTCGATGAGGTGTTGAATCGGTACAAGAAGATCGCAGCCGCTGAAGGAGCAGGCACCGGCGCAGGCGGCATCATGCTCAGCTTGGCAGACATCCCGCTCTTGATCTCCATCAAGATGAAATTCCTCTTCGAAGCGGCTGTTGTGTACGGTTTTGATATCCGTCTCAAAGAGGAACGCCTCTTCATCTTATATGTGTTTCTGCTTGCCTTCTCCGGTGATGAACAGCGACAGAAGACACTGCAGATCGTCGAGAATTGGCACACCGAACGCCAGCACATCGATGATATCGACTGGCAGATCTTACAGCAGGAGTACAGAGACCATATCGATCTCGTGAAGATGCTGCAGATGGTGCCCGGCTTCGGTGCCGTCGTCGGTGCTTATGCCAACTACAATCTATTGGATCAACTCGGCACCACGGCTAAGAACGCCTATCGCATGCGATTACTTGCGCTTCCGCAGGATTAA